TCTCCAGACTCACAGAAATGGACATCCAGGCCATCATCTTCGGCCCTCTGCGGGACAAATATCGCACCGCCTCCATCTTCCGCCTGCTCATGACCTCCATGATGAAGCGGGCCGTGAAATGCCACCTCCTGCGCTACTCCCCCGCCGAAAACCTCGAACTGCCGAAACGCCCCCGGAAACGCAGCTTCGTCAAGCCCAGCGCCGGGGACTGGAAGAAAATCCTTGAACACAAAAGTGACGTCTACTACTGCTGGTACTGGCTCATTCTCACCGAATATATCACCGGTGCCCGCCTCAGCGAACTTCTGGCCCTCCGCTGGGAAGACCTCACCCTCACCCGCGACGCCAGCAACAAAGTCACAGGCGGCACCCTCCACATCCGCCACGCCCTCTACACAGGCACCAAAAAAGAGGGAGAACCACGTCCCCCTGTCTGCCTAGGCGACACAAAAACCGCCCGGGGCAACAGGATCCTGGCCCTCCCCCTCTACTACTGCCAGGAAATCCAGCGCTACCGCAAAATCCAGCTTGAGCACCGCCTGCTGGTGCCCAACTGGCAGGAACAGGGATTCATCTTCACCAAATGGGACGGCACCCCCATCCGCCCCACCATCCTCAGCAACTACTTTCTCCGCATCCGCAAGAAGCTGGGCGTAGGCTCCACCTTCCACATGCTCCGCCACGACATGGCCAGCCGCATGAAAAACTCCGACTGCTTCGACCTCAAGGACATCCAGGAACAGCTGGGCCACAGCTCCATCAAGATCACCATGGACATCTACACCCACATCGACGAAGGAGCCCAGCAGGAAAAAGTCGGCCAGTGGTTGGAAAAAGGCCTCACCGAACTCATGGGAAAAACCGACAAAACATCAGAAAAAACTCCCACACCCGTGACAGTACAGTGACAGTACAAGCCCAAAAAGTCAAAAAAAAAAT
This genomic interval from Selenomonas sp. AB3002 contains the following:
- a CDS encoding site-specific integrase, which translates into the protein MTTNLSDLKKKTTKKRGGKRADHEGTIYFMKARNLWAACIRLGYDEKGKAIRKFKYAHTQQGALEALAQLKEKYAFAESLEADKMTTGQWIEKWLSVYVIPKVRPSTQKLYRGVLTKHAIPALGQIPLSRLTEMDIQAIIFGPLRDKYRTASIFRLLMTSMMKRAVKCHLLRYSPAENLELPKRPRKRSFVKPSAGDWKKILEHKSDVYYCWYWLILTEYITGARLSELLALRWEDLTLTRDASNKVTGGTLHIRHALYTGTKKEGEPRPPVCLGDTKTARGNRILALPLYYCQEIQRYRKIQLEHRLLVPNWQEQGFIFTKWDGTPIRPTILSNYFLRIRKKLGVGSTFHMLRHDMASRMKNSDCFDLKDIQEQLGHSSIKITMDIYTHIDEGAQQEKVGQWLEKGLTELMGKTDKTSEKTPTPVTVQ